The nucleotide sequence TTTTGCTTATCTCATGCACGGTATTTGTGCCTGAAAACGGATTATCTTCTTGAGAAATCGTATAAAAATCTGCATTGTACTTATCAAGACACCATTCCAAGACATTGCCAGCCATATCAAAGAGTCCGTAGTCGTTTTCTGGATAGCTGCCGACAGGTGCAGTAAATGCGTATCCATCATCTGCGTTTTTGTCCGACCACCAATACAGGGTTAGGTTTTGGTCAGCGAAGTTGCATCGGCTATCCTGTGGCGATATGTTTCCCCAGGGATACGTTTTTGCTATCAGACCGCCACGTGCCGCTTTCTCCCATTCTGCTTCGGTGGGTAACCTTTTCCCCACCCACATTGCATAAGCCATTGCATCATGCCAGCTGACATAAACAATCGGGTGTTGATCCGTCGGAGCATAGGGTAGTATTTCTTGCCAGTCAGGTTCCTGATGTCCGGTTGTTTCAACAAACGATTTATATTCGCCTACTGTTACCTCATGCTCGTCTATGAAGAAGGAATCCACAAAAACATTATGGATAGGTTGCTCATCGTCAGAAGCCATTTCTGAATCGCTTCCCATTTGGAAATTTCCTTCGCGAATCAGTATCATGCCTTTCGGAATAACTGTATATTCTAAAGTTTGTGTGCCATCTGTCCAAGTAAGTTCTACGGTGAGGCTCCCCAGAGAGAAAGCACCTGTGATAGTAACCCTAATTCCGGATCCGCTCACTGTTCCAGGCTCCACAGTCAGATTTTCGGGAGGGGCTGAAAAATACACAATAATAGATTCTCCGGGACGGAGTA is from Candidatus Poribacteria bacterium and encodes:
- a CDS encoding formylglycine-generating enzyme family protein yields the protein MKTPVPLFVFTTTCLFLFTLLSCGLDTDDEDVVEPGPVEFKAARPASGSILRPGESIIVYFSAPPENLTVEPGTVSGSGIRVTITGAFSLGSLTVELTWTDGTQTLEYTVIPKGMILIREGNFQMGSDSEMASDDEQPIHNVFVDSFFIDEHEVTVGEYKSFVETTGHQEPDWQEILPYAPTDQHPIVYVSWHDAMAYAMWVGKRLPTEAEWEKAARGGLIAKTYPWGNISPQDSRCNFADQNLTLYWWSDKNADDGYAFTAPVGSYPENDYGLFDMAGNVLEWCLDKYNADFYTISQEDNPFSGTNTVHEISKNFESVQSNRVLRGGSWIVTANNVRSSTRFFLPPESKSNTVGFRCAVGLQ